The following are from one region of the Populus trichocarpa isolate Nisqually-1 chromosome 8, P.trichocarpa_v4.1, whole genome shotgun sequence genome:
- the LOC7485951 gene encoding protein decapping 5 isoform X3, with the protein MAAGENSMNTASTSRSNSTADSYIGSLISLTSKSEIRYEGILYNINTEESSIGLKNVRSFGTEGRKKDGPQILPSDKVYEYILFRGSDIKDLQVKSSPPVQSFPPINNDPAIIQSHYPRPVATSTSLPSAVSGSLTDLGSNNGPGGLPGSNFQGGLPLYQPGGSLGAWGVSPPPPNANGNGLAMPMYWQSYYGPPNGIPHLHQSLLRPPPGLAMPPSMQQPMQYPNFNTSLPTGALNLASSTLPPLNLPASTLPPLNLLVSTLPASLPDVPLPLFPGITSSLNFTSHSSVPSTLPSTVPLIPAASLPSETLPSLIPNKVTISALPTTNLGVTFPVLSPVSTSSSDLNTIVPPISNKPSSISGPTMPYQSVTQSASSAVLASNSLRTETPTPTPSLVTPDQLLQSGPTIVPSPQPVQTAHKDVEVVKVSPAAAAAAPSPEPSVPVATQAQPPILPLPVPSRASHKPNGATFHARHGYRGRERGRGSGSSRPVTKFTEDFDFIAMNEKFKKDEVWGHLGKNNKSHSKDREDGNASGEDDSQDEDENELAKIEVKPVYNKDDFFDTISCNALGNDSQNGRTRFSEQMKLDTETFGDFTRYRGGRGGRGPPRGGRSRGSYYGRGYGYGYVGRGRGRGAPNHVS; encoded by the exons ATGGCAGCAGGTGAGAACAGTATGAATACGGCGTCAACTTCAAGATCGAATTCGACAGCGGATTCGTATATCGGAAGCTTGATTAGCTTGACATCAAAGAGTGAGATCAGATACGAGGGTATTCTTTATAATATCAACACTGAAGAGTCCAGTATTGGATTGAAAAACG TGCGGTCGTTTGGAACAGAAGGGCGGAAAAAGGATGGTCCACAAATCCTTCCTAGTGATAAAGTTTATGAATACATATTGTTCCGTGGAAGTGACATCAAG GACTTGCAGGTTAAGTCTTCTCCACCAGTCCAGTCTTTTCCACCTATAAACAATGACCCAGCAATCATACAG TCTCATTATCCTCGCCCAGTTGCCACCTCCACCAGCTTGCCTTCTGCTGTCAGTGGGTCGTTGACTGACCTTGGATCCAACAATGGACCAGGGGGGCTCCCTGGGTCAAATTTCCAAGGTGGGCTGCCTTTATATCAACCTGGAGGGAGCTTAGGAGCATGGGGAGTTTCACCTCCCCCCCCAAATGCAAATGGTAATGGCCTTGCAATGCCAATGTACTGGCAAAGCTACTATGGCCCCCCTAATGGGATTCCACATTTACACCAATCTTTGCTTCGACCGCCACCTGGACTTGCAATGCCTCCTTCCATGCAGCAACCCATGCAATACCCCAATTTCAATACTTCTTTGCCCACTGGTGCCTTAAATTTAGCCAGTTCAACCTTGCCCCCTTTGAACCTGCCGGCTTCAACCTTGCCCCCTTTGAAC CTGCTGGTGTCAACCTTGCCAGCTTCCTTGCCAGATGTCCCGCTTCCTCTATTTCCTGGCATCACTAGTTCCCTTAATTTCACTTCCCATTCCTCAGTGCCATCAACTTTGCCTTCAACTGTACCCTTAATACCCGCTGCTTCTCTGCCTTCTGAAACATTACCAAGTCTGATACCTAATAAGGTTACTATTTCTGCACTTCCTACAACCAATTTAGGTGTTACTTTTCCAGTGCTATCTCCTGTGTCAACTTCCAGCTCAGATTTAAACACCATTGTACCGCCAATCTCCAACAAACCTAGTTCAATTTCTGGCCCAACAATGCCTTATCAAAGCGTGACACAATCTGCATCCTCTGCTGTTTTAGCATCCAATTCTCTTCGCACGGAAACACCAACTCCAACTCCTTCTTTGGTAACCCCTGACCAGTTATTGCAATCAGGACCAACGATAGTTCCTTCTCCTCAGCCTGTGCAAACAGCCCATAAAGATGTTGAGGTTGTTAAAGTatcaccagcagcagcagcagcagcaccatcACCAGAACCATCAGTGCCAGTTGCCACACAAGCGCAGCCACCCATACTCCCATTGCCTGTTCCTTCACGGGCTAGCCATAAG ccaAATGGAGCTACTTTTCATGCTCGCCATGGTTACCGTGGACGTGAAAGAGGAAGAGGATCTGGG AGCTCACGACCGGTGACAAAATTCACTgaggattttgattttatagcaATGAATGAGAAGTTCAAGAAGGATGAAGTTTGGGGTCATCTTGGCAAGAACAACAAATCTCATTCGAAGGATAGAGAAGATGGAAATGCCAGTGGTGAAGATGATTCTcaagatgaagatgaaaatgaacTAGCTAAGATTGAGGTTAAG CCTGTTTATAACAAGGATGACTTTTTTGATACCATCTCATGTAACGCGCTTGGTAATGACTCACAAAATGGAAGGACTAGATTCTCAGAGCAAATGAAATTAGACACAGAG ACCTTTGGGGACTTTACAAGGTACCGGGGCGGACGAGGTGGTCGTGGTCCTCCACGTGGTGGTCGTTCTCGTGGATCTTATTACGGAAGGGGGTATGGATATGGCTATGTTGGGAGGGGCCGGGGCCGGGGCGCGCCTAATCATGTTTCTTAG
- the LOC7485951 gene encoding protein decapping 5 isoform X1, whose product MAAGENSMNTASTSRSNSTADSYIGSLISLTSKSEIRYEGILYNINTEESSIGLKNVRSFGTEGRKKDGPQILPSDKVYEYILFRGSDIKDLQVKSSPPVQSFPPINNDPAIIQSHYPRPVATSTSLPSAVSGSLTDLGSNNGPGGLPGSNFQGGLPLYQPGGSLGAWGVSPPPPNANGNGLAMPMYWQSYYGPPNGIPHLHQSLLRPPPGLAMPPSMQQPMQYPNFNTSLPTGALNLASSTLPPLNLPASTLPPLNLPASTLPPSNLLVSTLPASLPDVPLPLFPGITSSLNFTSHSSVPSTLPSTVPLIPAASLPSETLPSLIPNKVTISALPTTNLGVTFPVLSPVSTSSSDLNTIVPPISNKPSSISGPTMPYQSVTQSASSAVLASNSLRTETPTPTPSLVTPDQLLQSGPTIVPSPQPVQTAHKDVEVVKVSPAAAAAAPSPEPSVPVATQAQPPILPLPVPSRASHKPNGATFHARHGYRGRERGRGSGSSRPVTKFTEDFDFIAMNEKFKKDEVWGHLGKNNKSHSKDREDGNASGEDDSQDEDENELAKIEVKPVYNKDDFFDTISCNALGNDSQNGRTRFSEQMKLDTETFGDFTRYRGGRGGRGPPRGGRSRGSYYGRGYGYGYVGRGRGRGAPNHVS is encoded by the exons ATGGCAGCAGGTGAGAACAGTATGAATACGGCGTCAACTTCAAGATCGAATTCGACAGCGGATTCGTATATCGGAAGCTTGATTAGCTTGACATCAAAGAGTGAGATCAGATACGAGGGTATTCTTTATAATATCAACACTGAAGAGTCCAGTATTGGATTGAAAAACG TGCGGTCGTTTGGAACAGAAGGGCGGAAAAAGGATGGTCCACAAATCCTTCCTAGTGATAAAGTTTATGAATACATATTGTTCCGTGGAAGTGACATCAAG GACTTGCAGGTTAAGTCTTCTCCACCAGTCCAGTCTTTTCCACCTATAAACAATGACCCAGCAATCATACAG TCTCATTATCCTCGCCCAGTTGCCACCTCCACCAGCTTGCCTTCTGCTGTCAGTGGGTCGTTGACTGACCTTGGATCCAACAATGGACCAGGGGGGCTCCCTGGGTCAAATTTCCAAGGTGGGCTGCCTTTATATCAACCTGGAGGGAGCTTAGGAGCATGGGGAGTTTCACCTCCCCCCCCAAATGCAAATGGTAATGGCCTTGCAATGCCAATGTACTGGCAAAGCTACTATGGCCCCCCTAATGGGATTCCACATTTACACCAATCTTTGCTTCGACCGCCACCTGGACTTGCAATGCCTCCTTCCATGCAGCAACCCATGCAATACCCCAATTTCAATACTTCTTTGCCCACTGGTGCCTTAAATTTAGCCAGTTCAACCTTGCCCCCTTTGAACCTGCCGGCTTCAACCTTGCCCCCTTTGAACCTGCCGGCTTCAACCTTGCCCCCATCAAACCTGCTGGTGTCAACCTTGCCAGCTTCCTTGCCAGATGTCCCGCTTCCTCTATTTCCTGGCATCACTAGTTCCCTTAATTTCACTTCCCATTCCTCAGTGCCATCAACTTTGCCTTCAACTGTACCCTTAATACCCGCTGCTTCTCTGCCTTCTGAAACATTACCAAGTCTGATACCTAATAAGGTTACTATTTCTGCACTTCCTACAACCAATTTAGGTGTTACTTTTCCAGTGCTATCTCCTGTGTCAACTTCCAGCTCAGATTTAAACACCATTGTACCGCCAATCTCCAACAAACCTAGTTCAATTTCTGGCCCAACAATGCCTTATCAAAGCGTGACACAATCTGCATCCTCTGCTGTTTTAGCATCCAATTCTCTTCGCACGGAAACACCAACTCCAACTCCTTCTTTGGTAACCCCTGACCAGTTATTGCAATCAGGACCAACGATAGTTCCTTCTCCTCAGCCTGTGCAAACAGCCCATAAAGATGTTGAGGTTGTTAAAGTatcaccagcagcagcagcagcagcaccatcACCAGAACCATCAGTGCCAGTTGCCACACAAGCGCAGCCACCCATACTCCCATTGCCTGTTCCTTCACGGGCTAGCCATAAG ccaAATGGAGCTACTTTTCATGCTCGCCATGGTTACCGTGGACGTGAAAGAGGAAGAGGATCTGGG AGCTCACGACCGGTGACAAAATTCACTgaggattttgattttatagcaATGAATGAGAAGTTCAAGAAGGATGAAGTTTGGGGTCATCTTGGCAAGAACAACAAATCTCATTCGAAGGATAGAGAAGATGGAAATGCCAGTGGTGAAGATGATTCTcaagatgaagatgaaaatgaacTAGCTAAGATTGAGGTTAAG CCTGTTTATAACAAGGATGACTTTTTTGATACCATCTCATGTAACGCGCTTGGTAATGACTCACAAAATGGAAGGACTAGATTCTCAGAGCAAATGAAATTAGACACAGAG ACCTTTGGGGACTTTACAAGGTACCGGGGCGGACGAGGTGGTCGTGGTCCTCCACGTGGTGGTCGTTCTCGTGGATCTTATTACGGAAGGGGGTATGGATATGGCTATGTTGGGAGGGGCCGGGGCCGGGGCGCGCCTAATCATGTTTCTTAG
- the LOC7485951 gene encoding protein decapping 5 isoform X4, whose product MALAVHGALCLLFLPQVIWLDHGGHVIIDGLEWDFKLASHVLGIDNGLKEDAKDLQVKSSPPVQSFPPINNDPAIIQSHYPRPVATSTSLPSAVSGSLTDLGSNNGPGGLPGSNFQGGLPLYQPGGSLGAWGVSPPPPNANGNGLAMPMYWQSYYGPPNGIPHLHQSLLRPPPGLAMPPSMQQPMQYPNFNTSLPTGALNLASSTLPPLNLPASTLPPLNLPASTLPPSNLLVSTLPASLPDVPLPLFPGITSSLNFTSHSSVPSTLPSTVPLIPAASLPSETLPSLIPNKVTISALPTTNLGVTFPVLSPVSTSSSDLNTIVPPISNKPSSISGPTMPYQSVTQSASSAVLASNSLRTETPTPTPSLVTPDQLLQSGPTIVPSPQPVQTAHKDVEVVKVSPAAAAAAPSPEPSVPVATQAQPPILPLPVPSRASHKPNGATFHARHGYRGRERGRGSGSSRPVTKFTEDFDFIAMNEKFKKDEVWGHLGKNNKSHSKDREDGNASGEDDSQDEDENELAKIEVKPVYNKDDFFDTISCNALGNDSQNGRTRFSEQMKLDTETFGDFTRYRGGRGGRGPPRGGRSRGSYYGRGYGYGYVGRGRGRGAPNHVS is encoded by the exons ATGGCACTAGCAGTTCATGGTGCTTTGTGCTTGCTATTTCTACCTCAAGTAATATGGCTTGATCATGGGGGACATGTAATAATTGATGGGTTGGAGTGGGATTTCAAGTTGGCATCTCATGTATTAGGAATTGATAATGGATTGAAGGAGGATGCTAAG GACTTGCAGGTTAAGTCTTCTCCACCAGTCCAGTCTTTTCCACCTATAAACAATGACCCAGCAATCATACAG TCTCATTATCCTCGCCCAGTTGCCACCTCCACCAGCTTGCCTTCTGCTGTCAGTGGGTCGTTGACTGACCTTGGATCCAACAATGGACCAGGGGGGCTCCCTGGGTCAAATTTCCAAGGTGGGCTGCCTTTATATCAACCTGGAGGGAGCTTAGGAGCATGGGGAGTTTCACCTCCCCCCCCAAATGCAAATGGTAATGGCCTTGCAATGCCAATGTACTGGCAAAGCTACTATGGCCCCCCTAATGGGATTCCACATTTACACCAATCTTTGCTTCGACCGCCACCTGGACTTGCAATGCCTCCTTCCATGCAGCAACCCATGCAATACCCCAATTTCAATACTTCTTTGCCCACTGGTGCCTTAAATTTAGCCAGTTCAACCTTGCCCCCTTTGAACCTGCCGGCTTCAACCTTGCCCCCTTTGAACCTGCCGGCTTCAACCTTGCCCCCATCAAACCTGCTGGTGTCAACCTTGCCAGCTTCCTTGCCAGATGTCCCGCTTCCTCTATTTCCTGGCATCACTAGTTCCCTTAATTTCACTTCCCATTCCTCAGTGCCATCAACTTTGCCTTCAACTGTACCCTTAATACCCGCTGCTTCTCTGCCTTCTGAAACATTACCAAGTCTGATACCTAATAAGGTTACTATTTCTGCACTTCCTACAACCAATTTAGGTGTTACTTTTCCAGTGCTATCTCCTGTGTCAACTTCCAGCTCAGATTTAAACACCATTGTACCGCCAATCTCCAACAAACCTAGTTCAATTTCTGGCCCAACAATGCCTTATCAAAGCGTGACACAATCTGCATCCTCTGCTGTTTTAGCATCCAATTCTCTTCGCACGGAAACACCAACTCCAACTCCTTCTTTGGTAACCCCTGACCAGTTATTGCAATCAGGACCAACGATAGTTCCTTCTCCTCAGCCTGTGCAAACAGCCCATAAAGATGTTGAGGTTGTTAAAGTatcaccagcagcagcagcagcagcaccatcACCAGAACCATCAGTGCCAGTTGCCACACAAGCGCAGCCACCCATACTCCCATTGCCTGTTCCTTCACGGGCTAGCCATAAG ccaAATGGAGCTACTTTTCATGCTCGCCATGGTTACCGTGGACGTGAAAGAGGAAGAGGATCTGGG AGCTCACGACCGGTGACAAAATTCACTgaggattttgattttatagcaATGAATGAGAAGTTCAAGAAGGATGAAGTTTGGGGTCATCTTGGCAAGAACAACAAATCTCATTCGAAGGATAGAGAAGATGGAAATGCCAGTGGTGAAGATGATTCTcaagatgaagatgaaaatgaacTAGCTAAGATTGAGGTTAAG CCTGTTTATAACAAGGATGACTTTTTTGATACCATCTCATGTAACGCGCTTGGTAATGACTCACAAAATGGAAGGACTAGATTCTCAGAGCAAATGAAATTAGACACAGAG ACCTTTGGGGACTTTACAAGGTACCGGGGCGGACGAGGTGGTCGTGGTCCTCCACGTGGTGGTCGTTCTCGTGGATCTTATTACGGAAGGGGGTATGGATATGGCTATGTTGGGAGGGGCCGGGGCCGGGGCGCGCCTAATCATGTTTCTTAG
- the LOC7485951 gene encoding protein decapping 5 isoform X2, producing the protein MAAGENSMNTASTSRSNSTADSYIGSLISLTSKSEIRYEGILYNINTEESSIGLKNVRSFGTEGRKKDGPQILPSDKVYEYILFRGSDIKDLQVKSSPPVQSFPPINNDPAIIQSHYPRPVATSTSLPSAVSGSLTDLGSNNGPGGLPGSNFQGGLPLYQPGGSLGAWGVSPPPPNANGNGLAMPMYWQSYYGPPNGIPHLHQSLLRPPPGLAMPPSMQQPMQYPNFNTSLPTGALNLASSTLPPLNLPASTLPPLNLPASTLPPSNLLVSTLPASLPDVPLPLFPGITSSLNFTSHSSVPSTLPSTVPLIPAASLPSETLPSLIPNKVTISALPTTNLGVTFPVLSPVSTSSSDLNTIVPPISNKPSSISGPTMPYQSVTQSASSAVLASNSLRTETPTPTPSLVTPDQLLQSGPTIVPSPQPVQTAHKDVEVVKVSPAAAAAAPSPEPSVPVATQAQPPILPLPVPSRASHKPNGATFHARHGYRGRERGRGSGSSRPVTKFTEDFDFIAMNEKFKKDEVWGHLGKNNKSHSKDREDGNASGEDDSQDEDENELAKIEPVYNKDDFFDTISCNALGNDSQNGRTRFSEQMKLDTETFGDFTRYRGGRGGRGPPRGGRSRGSYYGRGYGYGYVGRGRGRGAPNHVS; encoded by the exons ATGGCAGCAGGTGAGAACAGTATGAATACGGCGTCAACTTCAAGATCGAATTCGACAGCGGATTCGTATATCGGAAGCTTGATTAGCTTGACATCAAAGAGTGAGATCAGATACGAGGGTATTCTTTATAATATCAACACTGAAGAGTCCAGTATTGGATTGAAAAACG TGCGGTCGTTTGGAACAGAAGGGCGGAAAAAGGATGGTCCACAAATCCTTCCTAGTGATAAAGTTTATGAATACATATTGTTCCGTGGAAGTGACATCAAG GACTTGCAGGTTAAGTCTTCTCCACCAGTCCAGTCTTTTCCACCTATAAACAATGACCCAGCAATCATACAG TCTCATTATCCTCGCCCAGTTGCCACCTCCACCAGCTTGCCTTCTGCTGTCAGTGGGTCGTTGACTGACCTTGGATCCAACAATGGACCAGGGGGGCTCCCTGGGTCAAATTTCCAAGGTGGGCTGCCTTTATATCAACCTGGAGGGAGCTTAGGAGCATGGGGAGTTTCACCTCCCCCCCCAAATGCAAATGGTAATGGCCTTGCAATGCCAATGTACTGGCAAAGCTACTATGGCCCCCCTAATGGGATTCCACATTTACACCAATCTTTGCTTCGACCGCCACCTGGACTTGCAATGCCTCCTTCCATGCAGCAACCCATGCAATACCCCAATTTCAATACTTCTTTGCCCACTGGTGCCTTAAATTTAGCCAGTTCAACCTTGCCCCCTTTGAACCTGCCGGCTTCAACCTTGCCCCCTTTGAACCTGCCGGCTTCAACCTTGCCCCCATCAAACCTGCTGGTGTCAACCTTGCCAGCTTCCTTGCCAGATGTCCCGCTTCCTCTATTTCCTGGCATCACTAGTTCCCTTAATTTCACTTCCCATTCCTCAGTGCCATCAACTTTGCCTTCAACTGTACCCTTAATACCCGCTGCTTCTCTGCCTTCTGAAACATTACCAAGTCTGATACCTAATAAGGTTACTATTTCTGCACTTCCTACAACCAATTTAGGTGTTACTTTTCCAGTGCTATCTCCTGTGTCAACTTCCAGCTCAGATTTAAACACCATTGTACCGCCAATCTCCAACAAACCTAGTTCAATTTCTGGCCCAACAATGCCTTATCAAAGCGTGACACAATCTGCATCCTCTGCTGTTTTAGCATCCAATTCTCTTCGCACGGAAACACCAACTCCAACTCCTTCTTTGGTAACCCCTGACCAGTTATTGCAATCAGGACCAACGATAGTTCCTTCTCCTCAGCCTGTGCAAACAGCCCATAAAGATGTTGAGGTTGTTAAAGTatcaccagcagcagcagcagcagcaccatcACCAGAACCATCAGTGCCAGTTGCCACACAAGCGCAGCCACCCATACTCCCATTGCCTGTTCCTTCACGGGCTAGCCATAAG ccaAATGGAGCTACTTTTCATGCTCGCCATGGTTACCGTGGACGTGAAAGAGGAAGAGGATCTGGG AGCTCACGACCGGTGACAAAATTCACTgaggattttgattttatagcaATGAATGAGAAGTTCAAGAAGGATGAAGTTTGGGGTCATCTTGGCAAGAACAACAAATCTCATTCGAAGGATAGAGAAGATGGAAATGCCAGTGGTGAAGATGATTCTcaagatgaagatgaaaatgaacTAGCTAAGATTGAG CCTGTTTATAACAAGGATGACTTTTTTGATACCATCTCATGTAACGCGCTTGGTAATGACTCACAAAATGGAAGGACTAGATTCTCAGAGCAAATGAAATTAGACACAGAG ACCTTTGGGGACTTTACAAGGTACCGGGGCGGACGAGGTGGTCGTGGTCCTCCACGTGGTGGTCGTTCTCGTGGATCTTATTACGGAAGGGGGTATGGATATGGCTATGTTGGGAGGGGCCGGGGCCGGGGCGCGCCTAATCATGTTTCTTAG